TGACCCTCCGACTGTGCGCGTCGGCCCGCGACTCGTCCCCGAGCACGGCACGCTCGCGGTGACGGGCACCCAGAACATCGTCCAGTTGGAGACGCGCCACGCCGGGCAGTTGAACCTCAGCGGGCGCGGTGCGGGTGGGCGGGCGACGGCGTCGGCGGTGCTCGCGGACGTCGGTCGACTCTCCTGAGCCGAGGCCGAAACCGTCGGCATTCGGGTCGAATCGGCCGTGTTCGCCCGATTCGCTGCGTGCAGTATCGTAATCGTTTTAACCGAAACCACAGTAACCATCCGACATAGCGCCACTGCGCGTGAGACACCAATGGCAGACAAACCACACCAGAACTTGGCCGTCATCGGCCACGTCGACCACGGAAAGAGCACGCTCGTCGGACGACTCCTCTACGAGACGGGGAACGTTCCCGAGCACGTCATCGAACAGCACAAAGAGGAAGCCGAAGAACAGGGCAAGGGTGGCTTCGAGTTCGCCTACGTGATGGACAACCTCGCCGAGGAGCGAGAGCGCGGTGTCACCATCGACATCGCCCACCAAGAGTTCGACACGGACGAATACTACTTCACCATCGTCGACACCCCTGGTCACCGCGACTTCGTGAAGAACATGATCACGGGCGCGAGCCAGGCCGACAACGCCGTGCTCGTCGTCGCCGCCGACGACGGCGTCCAGCCCCAGACACAGGAGCACGTCTTCCTCGCTCGAACCCTCGGGATCAACGAACTCATCGTCGCGGTCAACAAGATGGACCTGGTCGACTACCAGGAGAGCCGCTACGAGGAGGCCGTCGAGGAGGTCAAGGGTCTGCTCGGGCAGGTCAACTTCGACACTGACGACGCGAGCTTCATCCCCGTCTCGGCGTTCGAGGGCGACAACATCGCCGAGGAAAGCGAGAACACCGACTGGTACGACGAGGAAACGGTACTGGAGGCACTCAACGACCTCCCCGAGCCGCAACCGCCGACGGACGCCCCTCTGCGACTGCCGATTCAGGACGTCTACACCATCTCGGGCATCGGTACTGTGCCGGTCGGCCGTGTCGAAACCGGCGTTCTCGCGACCGGCGACAACGTCTCCTTCCAGCCCAGCGACGTGGGCGGCGAGGTCAAGACCGTCGAGATGCACCACGAGGAGGTTCCCCAGGCCGAACCGGGCGACAACGTCGGCTTCAACGTCCGCGGCATCGGCAAGGACGACATCCGCCGCGGTGACGTCTGTGGACCGGCCGACGACCCGCCGACGGTCGCCGAGACCTTCCAGGCACAGGTCGTCGTGATGCAGCACCCGAGCGTCATCACGTCGGGTTACACACCGGTGTTCCACGCCCACACGACGCAGGTCGCCTGCACGATCGAGTCGATCGACTCGAAGATCGACCCGGCCAGCGGCGAGGTCGACGAGGAGAACCCCGACTTCATCCAGTCGGGTGACGCTGCCGTCGTCACCGTGCGCCCGCAGAAACCGCTCAGCATCGAGCCGTCGAGCGAGATCCCCGAACTCGGGAGCTTCGCCATCCGCGACATGGGTCAGACCATCGCTGCCGGCAAAGTGCTCTCGGTCGACGAAGCATAATGCAGCAAGCGCGCGTCCGCCTCGCCGGCACCAGCCCCGAGGACTTGGACGACATCTGCGACGATGTCCGCGAGATCGCCACCAAGACCGGTGTCAATCTCAGCGGGCCGATCCCGCTGCCGACGAAGGAACTCGAAGTTCCGTCCCGAAAATCGCCCGACGGCGAGGGGACCGCGACGTGGGAGCACTGGGAGATGCGCGTCCACAAGCGGCTCATCGACCTCGACGCCGACGAGCGCGCGCTCCGCCAGCTCATGCGCATCCAGGTGCCAAACGACGTCAGTATCGAGATCGTCCTCGAAGACTGAGCGGCTCGATTTTCACCCCTAACGCTTTCAATCGTGAGCGACGAGTCGGTGTATGGGTCGTCTCGCCGGTAGCCCGACCGTCCAGACGCTTGCGGTGATGGCGGTCGTCTTTCTCGCCCAGCAGGTGGTCGGACTGGTCGGCGCGATGGGGTTTTTCTTCGTGCTCGGGCCAAGCGTGCCGCTCCGGCCGTGGGCGCTCGTGACGAGCGTTTACGCGCACGGTAGCCTCGCCCACCTTTTGGGGAACGCTACGATGCTCGTCCTCGTGGGGTTGATCGTCGAATCGTTTACCTCGAACGTTCGCTATCACGCCTTCTTCGTTGCGACCGGTGTGCTCGCCGGGCTTGCTCAGGTCACGCTGGTGCCGGGAAGCCGGGTGCTCGGCGCGAGCGGTGCGATCTTCGCCTTTCTGGGCTATCTCGTCGCCGCCAACCCGGTGTCGAGTTCGATGCTCGACGGGCTTCGACTGAGCCGGCGCGCCCAGTTGGCGATATTCGCCGTGCTCGCGGTCGCGGTCACGGCGTTGACTGGTGCGCCGGGCGTGGCGCTCGTGGCACACTTCACCGGGTTCTTGCTGGGATTGCTCGCCGGTCGTCTCGGCGTCTTAGCGACCGGACGGCGGCGCGGACAAACACAACATACAAGCGGGCCGCCCGGGTAGAGTCAATGTGGGCTCGTAGATCAGTGGCAGATCGTCTCCTTCGCAAGGAGAAGGCCTCGGGTTCGAATCCCGACGAGTCCATCCTACTTTTTGTGCGGCTTCGCTCGTCTTCGACTCGCTCAGCCGAGCAAAAACGTAGTGAAAAACCGCACCGCTCGCCCGCCGCCACTCCAAACCGCGAAAAATAATATTCCGGACGACACAGTATCGATATGGTGTCTGCAGAGCTGGTATTTCTCGCAGCGACGGCGGTCCAAATCGTCTTCACGCTGCCCGTGCTCTTCGACAGAGGATCGACCGTGCCGCGCGAGACAAGCGTGCCGACGGCGTTCGTCTGGTTCGTCTACGCGGCCACCTACGTCACGATCTCGTTCCCGTTGGCGGCGGTTGCGAGCGCGCTCGGCGGTGCGCTGTGGGTGGTCGTCGCCCTCTTTCGTGGTCGCCCGTCGAAACAGGACCTCGACTACGCCATCGACGATCTGTTTTCGGAATGAGCCGGTCGAGAGACCGTCGGGGATTTAGGCCGCTTCGACCTATCGACCCCATGCCGCGTCCGAAATCCTCCTTCGATCGCCTGCGCCCCTTCCAGTTCCGCCAGCCGGACGAGGTGCTCGACCCCGACACGATGTACACGGTGTACGAGATCGCCCGCCTCCTCCAGGGACTCGACCCCGACACCGAACTCGACGTCGAGACCGAGTCCATTTTGCTCGACTGGGCGATTCCGTGGCTGGTGAAGAACTCCGATGCGCTCTGTTTCGGCGACCCCGCAAGCGACGACGAACCCGGTCACTACGGGCTGCTCGACTGAGCGATCA
This region of Halococcus sediminicola genomic DNA includes:
- a CDS encoding rhomboid family intramembrane serine protease, producing the protein MGRLAGSPTVQTLAVMAVVFLAQQVVGLVGAMGFFFVLGPSVPLRPWALVTSVYAHGSLAHLLGNATMLVLVGLIVESFTSNVRYHAFFVATGVLAGLAQVTLVPGSRVLGASGAIFAFLGYLVAANPVSSSMLDGLRLSRRAQLAIFAVLAVAVTALTGAPGVALVAHFTGFLLGLLAGRLGVLATGRRRGQTQHTSGPPG
- the rpsJ gene encoding 30S ribosomal protein S10; amino-acid sequence: MMQQARVRLAGTSPEDLDDICDDVREIATKTGVNLSGPIPLPTKELEVPSRKSPDGEGTATWEHWEMRVHKRLIDLDADERALRQLMRIQVPNDVSIEIVLED
- the tuf gene encoding translation elongation factor EF-1 subunit alpha produces the protein MADKPHQNLAVIGHVDHGKSTLVGRLLYETGNVPEHVIEQHKEEAEEQGKGGFEFAYVMDNLAEERERGVTIDIAHQEFDTDEYYFTIVDTPGHRDFVKNMITGASQADNAVLVVAADDGVQPQTQEHVFLARTLGINELIVAVNKMDLVDYQESRYEEAVEEVKGLLGQVNFDTDDASFIPVSAFEGDNIAEESENTDWYDEETVLEALNDLPEPQPPTDAPLRLPIQDVYTISGIGTVPVGRVETGVLATGDNVSFQPSDVGGEVKTVEMHHEEVPQAEPGDNVGFNVRGIGKDDIRRGDVCGPADDPPTVAETFQAQVVVMQHPSVITSGYTPVFHAHTTQVACTIESIDSKIDPASGEVDEENPDFIQSGDAAVVTVRPQKPLSIEPSSEIPELGSFAIRDMGQTIAAGKVLSVDEA
- a CDS encoding DUF5827 family protein, with amino-acid sequence MPRPKSSFDRLRPFQFRQPDEVLDPDTMYTVYEIARLLQGLDPDTELDVETESILLDWAIPWLVKNSDALCFGDPASDDEPGHYGLLD